The following proteins are encoded in a genomic region of Anguilla anguilla isolate fAngAng1 chromosome 15, fAngAng1.pri, whole genome shotgun sequence:
- the ddx18 gene encoding ATP-dependent RNA helicase DDX18, with protein MADLQMKLLRKKIQKRNEKNKKRNLLKNQKQKCDEDECVSDVTEQLHAETNGETEPDAAKIVEKKDCTNLASAEAGDTTVSSVKKKKKKRKLVGNASVSGVKKAKTEDEGGKEEDEEMEPEKEVNAEETAVDPGQEQDGEEESKDKKSNDEDEEEEEDEDEDGPQLPLGLTGAFEDTSFASLDGAVSESTLKGVKEMGFEHMTEIQHKSIRPLLEGRDILAAAKTGSGKTLAFLIPSIELINKLKFMPRNGTGVIILSPTRELAMQTYGVMKELMTHHVHTYGLIMGGSNRSAEAQKLANGVNILVATPGRLLDHLQNTAGFMYKNLQCLIIDEADRILEVGFEEELKQIIKLLPKRRQTMLFSATQTRKVEDLARISLKKEPLYVGVDDNKESATVDGLEQGYVVCPSEKRFLLLFTFLKKNRKKKLMVFFSSCMSVKFHYELLNYIDLPVMAIHGKMKQTKRTTTFFQFCNADSGILLCTDVAARGLDIPEVDWIVQYDPPDDPKEYIHRVGRTARGIDGRGHALLILRPEELGFLRFLKQAKVPLSEFEFSWSKISDIQSQLEKLIEKNYYLHKSAQEAYKSYVRAYDSHSLKQIYSVNTLNLPMVAVSFGFKVPPYVDLNVHSSKGVKMQKRGGGGGFGYQKSKNVNKSKIFKHVNKGKADKRQFSR; from the exons ATGGCAGACCTACAGATGAAGCTTCTTCGGAAGAAGATTCAGAAAAGgaatgaaaagaacaaaaaacggAACTTACTGAAGaatcagaaacaaaaatgtgatgAAGATG agtgtgtcagtgatgtGACTGAGCAGCTTCATGCTGAAACCAACGGAGAGACTGAGCCAGATGCAGCGAAAATAGTGGAAAAGAAAGACTGCACAAATCTTGCATCTGCGGAGGCAGGCGATACGACCGTAAGCTccgtgaaaaagaaaaagaagaaaaggaaactCGTCGGCAATGCTTCTGTCTCAG GTGTAAAGAAAGCCAAAACAGAGgatgagggggggaaagaggaggatgaagaaaTGGAGCCTGAAAAGGAGGTGAATGCTGAAGAGACCGCAGTGGACCCTGGACAGGAGCAAGATGGGGAGGAGGAATCTAAAGACAAAAAGTCAAAcgatgaggatgaagaggaagaggaggatgaggatgaggatgggcCACAGCTTCCTTTAGGACTGACAG GTGCTTTTGAAGACACCTCGTTTGCCTCCCTGGATGGGGCAGTGAGCGAGAGTACTTTGAAGGGCGTGAAGGAGATGGGCTTTGAACACATGACCGAGATCCAGCACAAAAGCATACGGCCTCTGTTGGAAGGCAG GGACATCTTGGCTGCAGCCAAAACGGGCAGTGGGAAAACACTGGCGTTCCTGATTCCTTCCATCGAGCTCATCAATAAACTGAAGTTCATGCCTCGAAACG GCACGGGGGTGATCATCCTGTCGCCCACACGCGAGCTGGCCATGCAGACATACGGGGTGATGAAGGAGCTGATGACCCACCACGTGCACACCTACGGCCTCATCATGGGCGGCAGCAACCGCTCAGCCGAGGCCCAGAAGCTGGCCAACGGGGTCAACATCCTGGTGGCCACGCCCGGTCGACTGCTGGACCACCTGCAG aaTACTGCTGGATTCATGTACAAGAACCTCCAGTGTCTGATCATTGACGAAGCCGACCGTATTCTAGAAGTCGGATTTGAAGAGGAACTGAAGCAAATCATTAAACTGCTGCCAA agaggagacagaccATGCTGTTCTCAGCCACGCAGACGCGCAAAGTGGAAGACCTGGCCAGGATCTCGCTGAAGAAGGAGCCCCTGTATGTGGGCGTGGACGACAACAAAGAGTCGGCCACCGTGGACGGCCTGGAGCAG GGCTACGTGGTGTGTCCCTCAGAGAAACGCTTTCTTCTGCTCTTCACCTTCCTGAAGAAGAACCGCAAGAAGAAGCTGATGgtcttcttctcctcctgcaTGTCGGTCAAGTTCCACTATGAGCTCCTCAACTACATCGACCTGCCTGTCATGGCTATTCAC GGCAAAATGAAGCAGACCAAGCGCACCACCACCTTCTTCCAGTTCTGCAACGCGGACTCAGGCATCCTCCTGTGTACCGACGTGGCGGCCCGTGGGCTGGACATCCCCGAGGTGGACTGGATCGTCCAGTACGACCCACCGGACGACCCCAAG GAATACATCCACCGGGTCGGGCGAACGGCTCGTGGGATTGACGGAAGAGGCCACGCCCTCCTGATTCTGAGGCCTGAAGAGCTGGGCTTCCTGCGTTTCCTGAAACAGGCCAAG GTACCACTGAGCGAGTTTGAGTTCTCCTGGAGTAAGATATCGGACATTCAGTCCCAG ctgGAGAAACTGATTGAGAAGAACTACTACCTGCATAAATCAGCCCAGGAGGCCTACAAGTCTTACGTGCGGGCGTACGACTCGCACTCCCTCAAACAGATCTACAGTGTCAACACCCTCAACCTCCCCATGGTGGCGGTGTCCTTTGGGTTCAAAGTGCCACCGTATGTCGACCTCA